The following are from one region of the Achromobacter xylosoxidans genome:
- the phnL gene encoding phosphonate C-P lyase system protein PhnL, whose amino-acid sequence MPEKTPIIEVRGLGKMFTLHNQGGMRLPVLESVDFDAAAGDCLVLAGPSGTGKSTLLRCLYGNYLATEGSIRVRWNDEWVELAGAPEQRILALRREVIGYVSQFLRVIPRVSALDVVAEPLRAAGVEADEARSRAAALLQRLNVPPRLWGLAPATFSGGEQQRVNIARGFIARHPVLLLDEPTASLDADNRQVVIALIREAMAEGRCLLGIFHDAEVRDAVATQTLALRPAQPALADLEQ is encoded by the coding sequence ATGCCTGAAAAGACTCCCATAATCGAGGTGCGGGGCCTCGGAAAGATGTTCACCCTGCATAACCAGGGCGGCATGCGCCTGCCCGTGCTGGAGTCGGTCGACTTCGACGCGGCCGCCGGTGACTGCCTGGTGCTGGCGGGACCGTCCGGCACCGGCAAGAGCACCTTGCTGCGCTGCCTTTACGGCAACTACCTGGCGACCGAGGGCAGCATCCGGGTGCGCTGGAACGACGAATGGGTGGAGCTGGCCGGCGCTCCCGAGCAGCGCATCCTGGCGTTGCGGCGCGAGGTGATCGGCTACGTCAGCCAGTTCCTGCGCGTGATTCCACGCGTGTCGGCGCTGGACGTGGTGGCCGAGCCTCTGCGCGCGGCGGGCGTGGAGGCCGATGAGGCCCGTTCCCGCGCAGCAGCCCTGCTGCAGCGCCTGAACGTGCCGCCGCGCCTGTGGGGTCTGGCGCCCGCCACGTTCTCGGGCGGCGAACAGCAGCGCGTGAACATCGCGCGCGGTTTCATCGCGCGCCATCCTGTCCTGTTGCTGGACGAACCCACCGCCTCGCTGGATGCCGACAACCGCCAGGTCGTGATCGCGCTGATCCGCGAGGCAATGGCCGAAGGCCGCTGCCTGCTGGGCATCTTCCACGATGCCGAAGTGCGCGATGCCGTCGCCACGCAGACCCTGGCCTTGCGTCCCGCCCAACCCGCCCTGGCCGACCTGGAGCAATGA
- a CDS encoding alpha-D-ribose 1-methylphosphonate 5-triphosphate diphosphatase — MPSTYLTHARVVLQDRVLEDSAVLIDDGRIVAIEPAGARADYEIDLRGQTLLPGLIDLHCDAIEKEAEPRSRVLFPLDFAVAQVDRRNAAAGITTPYHALSFANSEWGVRNNQTAAEVVRTVRAFGQHSLVDNRVHCRYEVTDATSVDVLRALMDEGAVDLLSVMDHSPGQGQFKTLESYLQYMMGNHAMSREQAEEAAQAKTRAKDGAVARVEALLSHAQGLGIPTASHDDDSIHRIATMRNLGVAMSEFPITLDTARAAVSCGLPTILGAPNVLRGQSQSGSMRAIDAIRAGVASCLCSDYQPSALIAAAYTVAAQTDLTLPQAVALVTLNPAQACGLSDRGRIAPGLRADLVAVAQVGTQPLISHTWSAGRLVFSAHYPSVRASEQRASETQAVAA; from the coding sequence ATGCCGAGCACCTATCTCACCCATGCCCGCGTGGTGCTGCAGGACCGCGTCCTGGAGGACAGCGCCGTGCTGATCGACGATGGCCGCATCGTCGCCATCGAACCTGCCGGGGCACGCGCGGACTACGAGATCGACCTGCGCGGCCAGACCTTGCTGCCGGGATTGATCGACCTGCACTGCGACGCCATCGAAAAGGAAGCCGAGCCGCGTTCGCGGGTGCTGTTTCCGCTGGATTTCGCGGTGGCCCAGGTGGACCGCCGCAATGCCGCGGCCGGTATCACCACGCCGTATCACGCGCTGTCCTTCGCCAACAGCGAGTGGGGCGTGCGCAACAACCAGACGGCGGCGGAAGTGGTGCGCACGGTGCGCGCCTTCGGCCAGCACAGCCTGGTGGACAACCGCGTCCATTGCCGCTACGAAGTGACCGACGCGACCTCGGTCGATGTGCTGCGCGCGCTGATGGACGAGGGCGCGGTGGACCTGCTGTCGGTCATGGACCATTCGCCGGGCCAGGGCCAGTTCAAGACGCTGGAGTCCTATCTGCAATACATGATGGGCAACCACGCGATGAGCCGCGAACAGGCCGAGGAGGCCGCGCAGGCCAAGACGCGCGCCAAGGACGGCGCGGTAGCGCGGGTGGAGGCGTTGCTGTCGCATGCGCAGGGGCTGGGCATACCGACAGCCAGTCATGATGACGATTCGATCCATCGCATCGCCACCATGCGCAACCTGGGCGTGGCCATGAGCGAATTCCCGATCACCCTGGATACCGCGCGCGCCGCGGTGTCCTGCGGGCTGCCTACCATCCTGGGCGCGCCCAACGTGTTGCGCGGCCAGAGCCAGAGCGGCTCCATGCGCGCCATCGACGCCATCCGCGCGGGCGTGGCCAGCTGCCTGTGTTCCGACTACCAGCCGTCGGCGTTGATCGCGGCGGCCTACACGGTGGCCGCGCAGACGGACCTGACGCTGCCGCAGGCGGTCGCGCTGGTGACGCTGAATCCGGCGCAGGCTTGCGGCCTGTCCGACCGCGGGCGCATCGCGCCGGGGCTGCGCGCGGACCTGGTGGCGGTGGCGCAAGTGGGCACGCAGCCGCTGATCAGCCATACCTGGTCGGCGGGGCGGCTGGTATTCTCGGCGCACTATCCGTCTGTGCGCGCGAGCGAGCAACGGGCGTCCGAAACGCAGGCCGTGGCGGCTTGA